The Candidatus Zixiibacteriota bacterium genome includes the window CTCATTCAGCGTCGCCGCCACACCACCCCGCGTGGGGTCTCGCATGGCATGCACAGCGCCGTCGCCGGCCATCAGGATAACCTGCACCAGTTCGTGCAGCGAGGCGGTGTCACTTTGCACGCTCGTTTCGAATGCCAGCCCCTCGCGTTTTGACAGCACGGCTATCCCATGGTCCCCGATCGAGCCGCTCAGAATGATCTTGTCTCCGATCTGAAGGTTCCGCGATGAGATCGTCCAATTGTGTTCGATCACGCCCACCCCGCTCGTGTTGATGAACAGTTTGTCCGCTTTCCCTTTCGGCACAACTTTGGTATCACCAGTGACTATCGACACCCCAGCATTCTGCGCCGCACGTTTCATCGAAAGTACTATTCGCTTGAGGTCTTCAAGGGGAAGGCCTTCCTCAAGGATAAACCCGGCGCTCATGTACAGCGGACGGGCGCCACACAAGCAAATGTCGTTGACCGTCCCGTTGACCGCTAAGTCACCGATATCACCGCCGGGGAAGAAGATTGGGTCCACCACAAACGAATCGGTGCTGAATGACAGTTTCCCCTTTGGCGGCTCCAGCACTGCCTGATCATCGAGCTTACCAAGTGCCGGATTATCGAACGCCCAATTGAAGAGCTTGGTGATCAGGTCGTTCATCATGCGACCGCCGGAGCCGTGGCTGAGCTGCACCGTGTCGTGAGCGCTGATGGGAAGGGGGCAGTTGGCGAAATCTTCAGGAGCAAGCGGCTTGTTCATGGTCTTATAGTGTGTCAGGTCACATCGTCGCCCGGGCGGACGACATCAGGACCTGACACAACTACTCAATATCTATATCTATCTATGCCCGTCATTGCGAGGCGCTTCGCCGAAGCACCTATGTAAAGGCCGACGTCAAGTTCCTTTTTTGTTCCTCTTGCCTGCGTACTGGAACTCAAGCACCTATTCAGGCCCAGCACCACGTGCCGCCTATGATTTTGACCTGCCTGTCGGTACCCAACTCAATCTCACGGGCCATATTGCCCAGCTTCGGCCTCGGGCCCACCGACAGTACATCAGTACGCTTAACTCGCCACCCGATAATACGGACGTGCTTCTGTCCAGACATGCCACACGATCCGGATCAACGCATGGGCCACCGCTACTTTCGCCGCTGCGACTGAGGTGCGATAACACAACCGACTATACAGTCGCCGCAGATACGGCGTCGTTCTGACCGCGTGCGGGACTGCCTGTATCAACAACCAGCGCAGAACCGATGGTCCTTGCCTGGTGATATGTCCGTGGTGAACCGTCTCGGCCGACTGCCGTAGAGACGGGATGAGGCCGCTGTAGGCGGCCAACGCTTTGGGAGAACCAAATCGCCGAATATCGCCAATGTGTGCCCGGAGCGCCAAAGCTGTCAAAGCTCCGATGCCATCAATGGTCATGAGCAGCGACGCGATCCGATCACCGGCTGCCACCCGCTCGATCTGCGTATCGACCTCCAACATCTCTTCGTTCAAATTGTCGTACAGCTTGATGAGTCGATTGATCTGTCGCCGCGTCTGAAGTGACAAAGCCGCA containing:
- a CDS encoding IS110 family transposase; the protein is IAESRCKTDRIDARILADLLRIGYLPEVYQPSARCRSWRQLVSEHRALMSDQVRFCCRARMLLSREGVLVQATDCFGKKGRASIAAAALSLQTRRQINRLIKLYDNLNEEMLEVDTQIERVAAGDRIASLLMTIDGIGALTALALRAHIGDIRRFGSPKALAAYSGLIPSLRQSAETVHHGHITRQGPSVLRWLLIQAVPHAVRTTPYLRRLYSRLCYRTSVAAAKVAVAHALIRIVWHVWTEARPYYRVAS
- the hypE gene encoding hydrogenase expression/formation protein HypE, producing the protein MNKPLAPEDFANCPLPISAHDTVQLSHGSGGRMMNDLITKLFNWAFDNPALGKLDDQAVLEPPKGKLSFSTDSFVVDPIFFPGGDIGDLAVNGTVNDICLCGARPLYMSAGFILEEGLPLEDLKRIVLSMKRAAQNAGVSIVTGDTKVVPKGKADKLFINTSGVGVIEHNWTISSRNLQIGDKIILSGSIGDHGIAVLSKREGLAFETSVQSDTASLHELVQVILMAGDGAVHAMRDPTRGGVAATLNELAENSNVGIRIYEPQIVVHPPVAGACEMLGFDPLYVANEGKLIAAVAPHRAEPVLAVMRVHPLGKEASIIGEVVAAESFVRVTMQTRIGGWRVVDMPVGEQLPRIC